Proteins encoded by one window of Melospiza melodia melodia isolate bMelMel2 chromosome 9, bMelMel2.pri, whole genome shotgun sequence:
- the GPRIN2 gene encoding G protein-regulated inducer of neurite outgrowth 2 isoform X2, with protein MSSDSHQLHTHCYQDSLSSTCHCLLNVNSHPLSKSSSNLACIGHSRSFEERQNKQELKKSHSSTICHVLENRSDARSVQSPEWSSSQPGMVGLGSEVQTINDQSANDHSEGGTKNTNHVLVTEQSSASWGVGDTKMCVKSSTAENVSSACFVHQQGMCKMEESGIALQRSHSDLTCSCKQQTHVTHTETSATHSSLSSSGCRHGPPEARMSFQTQRYGSETNQNASHYQNLVTHLPVLPRDQQVPTNTFDSGNIPRNTTVYTDPGTFQAAVLGPHVPGNAFPNRTTFSQAPGIIHGGLTYGSIPNSAYSPMVMTVHNNSAGPCSLRQDTLKADATIPAYCHSLPIPSIQLIPRLVCSVSETGKEQAAPGYFHSFSASDILTYPKLVSSVSESGLDAKKILKCCNVPEEQLQPAPQERAPPEAEAAQVALSSQQGADMAVTTKDMWTMTSMNDITKGLKPALERRDAEVQTLPTMECKSVATSPAAAAEGHSHVFPEVNLEQGLEAPKSPVREVRWDDEGMTWEVYGASVDPEVLGVAIQKHLEFQIEQFQTVPAEAAEKCNEEPPPGKAGKKRPFRTMMHSLRYPSCCARSSTAVE; from the coding sequence ATGTCATCTGACAGCCACCAGCTCCACACCCATTGCTACCAGGACTCACTAAGTTCTACTTGTCACTGTCTCTTGAATGTCAACAGTCACCCCCTGTCCAAGAGCTCCTCAAATCTGGCCTGTATTGGGCACTCAAGGAGTTTTGAGGAAAGGCAAAACAAGCAGGAGCTGAAGAAAAGCCATAGTAGCACCATCTGCCATGTCCTGGAAAACAGGAGTGATGCAAGGAGTGTGCAGAGTCCTGAATGGTCCTCCtcacagcctgggatggtgggactTGGATCAGAGGTCCAAACCATAAATGACCAGTCAGCCAATGACCATTCAGAGGGAGGAACTAAGAACACAAACCATGTTCTTGTCACTGAACAATCCTCAGCATCCTGGGGAGTGGGGGACACTAAGATGTGTGtgaagagcagcactgctgagaatGTTTCTTCAGCCTGCTTTGTTCACCAGCAAGGCATGTGTAAAATGGAAGAATCAGGAATTGCCCTTCAGAGAAGCCACTCAGACCTAACCTGCAGCTGCAAACAGCAGACTCATGTGACTCACACAGAAACCAGTGCTACTCACTCCAGCCTCAGCTCTTCTGGCTGCAGGCATGGTCCACCAGAGGCTAGGATGTCTTTCCAAACTCAGAGATATGGATCAGAAACAAATCAAAATGCATCTCACTATCAAAACCTTGTGACTCATCTTCCAGTCCTACCTAGGGACCAACAGGTACCCACAAATACCTTTGACAGTGGCAATATTCCACGTAACACCACTGTTTACACAGATCCTGGCACGTTTCAAGCTGCTGTTCTAGGACCCCACGTGCCTGGAAATGCTTTCCCAAACAGGACAACGTTCAGTCAAGCCCCTGGGATTATTCATGGTGGTCTGACTTATGGTAGTATTCCAAACTCTGCCTACTCCCCCATGGTGATGACAGTTCACAACaactcagcagggccctgcagtcTGAGGCAGGACACCTTGAAGGCAGACGCCACCATCCCGGCCTATTGCCACTCCTtgcccatcccatccatccagcTCATCCCACGGTTGGTGTGCTCTGTCAGTGAGACAGGAAAAGAGCAGGCAGCACCTGGCTACTTCCATTCCTTTTCTGCTTCTGACATTCTGACATACCCTAAGCTGGTGTCTTCAGTGAGTGAATCGGGCCTGGATGCCAAGAAAATCCTGAAGTGCTGTAATGTTCCTGAAGAACAACTGCAACCTGCTCCACAGGAGAGAGCTCCTCCAGAAGCTGAGGCTGCCCAGGTTGCTCTGAGCAGCCAGCAGGGTGCAGACATGGCAGTGACAACTAAGGATATGTGGACTATGACCTCTATGAATGACATAACCAAGGGCCTGAAACCGGCTCTGGAGCGCAGAGATGCCGAGGTACAAACTCTTCCAACCATGGAATGCAAATCAGTGGCAAcgagcccagcagctgcagcagaaggTCACTCACACGTGTTCCCAGAGGTGAACCTGGAGCAGGGCTTGGAGGCCCCCAAATCTCCAGTTCGTGAAGTGAGGTGGGATGATGAAGGAATGACGTGGGAAGTGTATGGGGCCTCTGTGGACCCAGAAGTCCTCGGGGTGGCCATTCAAAAACATCTTGAGTTTCAAATAGAACAGTTCCAGACAGTgcctgctgaggcagctgagaaatgTAATGAGGAGCCACCCCctggaaaagctgggaaaaaaagGCCTTTCAGGACAATGATGCATTCCCTGAGATATCCGAGCTGTTGTGCTCGCTCCAGTACTGCAGTGGAGTGA
- the GPRIN2 gene encoding G protein-regulated inducer of neurite outgrowth 2 isoform X1, producing the protein MSSEICSSSSAFTPTPLCLGILTFMLVVPSSVIASRKRSLFFAMSSDSHQLHTHCYQDSLSSTCHCLLNVNSHPLSKSSSNLACIGHSRSFEERQNKQELKKSHSSTICHVLENRSDARSVQSPEWSSSQPGMVGLGSEVQTINDQSANDHSEGGTKNTNHVLVTEQSSASWGVGDTKMCVKSSTAENVSSACFVHQQGMCKMEESGIALQRSHSDLTCSCKQQTHVTHTETSATHSSLSSSGCRHGPPEARMSFQTQRYGSETNQNASHYQNLVTHLPVLPRDQQVPTNTFDSGNIPRNTTVYTDPGTFQAAVLGPHVPGNAFPNRTTFSQAPGIIHGGLTYGSIPNSAYSPMVMTVHNNSAGPCSLRQDTLKADATIPAYCHSLPIPSIQLIPRLVCSVSETGKEQAAPGYFHSFSASDILTYPKLVSSVSESGLDAKKILKCCNVPEEQLQPAPQERAPPEAEAAQVALSSQQGADMAVTTKDMWTMTSMNDITKGLKPALERRDAEVQTLPTMECKSVATSPAAAAEGHSHVFPEVNLEQGLEAPKSPVREVRWDDEGMTWEVYGASVDPEVLGVAIQKHLEFQIEQFQTVPAEAAEKCNEEPPPGKAGKKRPFRTMMHSLRYPSCCARSSTAVE; encoded by the coding sequence GTCTCTGTTTTTTGCCATGTCATCTGACAGCCACCAGCTCCACACCCATTGCTACCAGGACTCACTAAGTTCTACTTGTCACTGTCTCTTGAATGTCAACAGTCACCCCCTGTCCAAGAGCTCCTCAAATCTGGCCTGTATTGGGCACTCAAGGAGTTTTGAGGAAAGGCAAAACAAGCAGGAGCTGAAGAAAAGCCATAGTAGCACCATCTGCCATGTCCTGGAAAACAGGAGTGATGCAAGGAGTGTGCAGAGTCCTGAATGGTCCTCCtcacagcctgggatggtgggactTGGATCAGAGGTCCAAACCATAAATGACCAGTCAGCCAATGACCATTCAGAGGGAGGAACTAAGAACACAAACCATGTTCTTGTCACTGAACAATCCTCAGCATCCTGGGGAGTGGGGGACACTAAGATGTGTGtgaagagcagcactgctgagaatGTTTCTTCAGCCTGCTTTGTTCACCAGCAAGGCATGTGTAAAATGGAAGAATCAGGAATTGCCCTTCAGAGAAGCCACTCAGACCTAACCTGCAGCTGCAAACAGCAGACTCATGTGACTCACACAGAAACCAGTGCTACTCACTCCAGCCTCAGCTCTTCTGGCTGCAGGCATGGTCCACCAGAGGCTAGGATGTCTTTCCAAACTCAGAGATATGGATCAGAAACAAATCAAAATGCATCTCACTATCAAAACCTTGTGACTCATCTTCCAGTCCTACCTAGGGACCAACAGGTACCCACAAATACCTTTGACAGTGGCAATATTCCACGTAACACCACTGTTTACACAGATCCTGGCACGTTTCAAGCTGCTGTTCTAGGACCCCACGTGCCTGGAAATGCTTTCCCAAACAGGACAACGTTCAGTCAAGCCCCTGGGATTATTCATGGTGGTCTGACTTATGGTAGTATTCCAAACTCTGCCTACTCCCCCATGGTGATGACAGTTCACAACaactcagcagggccctgcagtcTGAGGCAGGACACCTTGAAGGCAGACGCCACCATCCCGGCCTATTGCCACTCCTtgcccatcccatccatccagcTCATCCCACGGTTGGTGTGCTCTGTCAGTGAGACAGGAAAAGAGCAGGCAGCACCTGGCTACTTCCATTCCTTTTCTGCTTCTGACATTCTGACATACCCTAAGCTGGTGTCTTCAGTGAGTGAATCGGGCCTGGATGCCAAGAAAATCCTGAAGTGCTGTAATGTTCCTGAAGAACAACTGCAACCTGCTCCACAGGAGAGAGCTCCTCCAGAAGCTGAGGCTGCCCAGGTTGCTCTGAGCAGCCAGCAGGGTGCAGACATGGCAGTGACAACTAAGGATATGTGGACTATGACCTCTATGAATGACATAACCAAGGGCCTGAAACCGGCTCTGGAGCGCAGAGATGCCGAGGTACAAACTCTTCCAACCATGGAATGCAAATCAGTGGCAAcgagcccagcagctgcagcagaaggTCACTCACACGTGTTCCCAGAGGTGAACCTGGAGCAGGGCTTGGAGGCCCCCAAATCTCCAGTTCGTGAAGTGAGGTGGGATGATGAAGGAATGACGTGGGAAGTGTATGGGGCCTCTGTGGACCCAGAAGTCCTCGGGGTGGCCATTCAAAAACATCTTGAGTTTCAAATAGAACAGTTCCAGACAGTgcctgctgaggcagctgagaaatgTAATGAGGAGCCACCCCctggaaaagctgggaaaaaaagGCCTTTCAGGACAATGATGCATTCCCTGAGATATCCGAGCTGTTGTGCTCGCTCCAGTACTGCAGTGGAGTGA